One segment of Streptomyces sp. TG1A-8 DNA contains the following:
- a CDS encoding GNAT family N-acetyltransferase, translating into MTDRAESVESMEQLATVWRAMVLDRNPEADVRDLPGIAVRWADCRFAFWNCVTLTDTGADAGLLERRLREAVDVMRSKRRPGFLWLFEDLLAPEARARLERTAEEAGLQYAFPGTGMAGDLLPLPEPAHPELTFARVSTDEHLRAYADLNSRAYGFPLEDGRDGLEGSRLWKKDVHAYLGLRDGVPVTCAGTVEAGGRLFVVLVATRPDCERRGYGEAVTRKALYEGARATGLTRATLHATAAGAPVYPRIGFRPNSPIRFYGLKG; encoded by the coding sequence GTGACGGATCGTGCGGAGTCGGTCGAATCGATGGAACAGCTCGCCACGGTCTGGCGGGCCATGGTGCTCGACCGGAATCCGGAGGCGGACGTGCGGGACCTCCCGGGCATCGCCGTGCGCTGGGCCGACTGCCGGTTCGCGTTCTGGAACTGCGTCACGCTGACCGACACGGGAGCGGACGCCGGCCTGCTGGAGCGGCGCCTGCGCGAGGCGGTGGACGTCATGCGCTCGAAGCGGCGTCCCGGCTTCCTGTGGCTCTTCGAGGACCTGCTGGCCCCGGAGGCACGCGCGAGGCTGGAGCGGACCGCGGAGGAGGCGGGCCTCCAGTACGCCTTCCCCGGCACCGGCATGGCCGGCGACCTGCTCCCCCTTCCCGAACCGGCCCACCCCGAGCTGACCTTCGCGCGCGTGAGCACCGACGAGCACCTGCGGGCCTACGCCGACCTCAACTCGCGCGCCTACGGCTTCCCCCTGGAGGACGGCCGCGACGGGCTCGAAGGCTCCCGGCTGTGGAAGAAGGACGTGCACGCCTACCTGGGGCTGCGGGACGGGGTCCCGGTGACGTGCGCGGGAACGGTGGAGGCCGGGGGCCGCCTGTTCGTGGTGCTCGTCGCCACGCGCCCGGACTGCGAGCGCCGGGGCTACGGCGAGGCGGTGACCCGCAAGGCGCTGTACGAGGGCGCCCGGGCCACCGGTCTCACCCGCGCCACCCTGCACGCGACCGCGGCCGGGGCGCCGGTGTACCCGCGTATCGGTTTCAGGCCGAACTCACCGATCCGCTTCTACGGCCTGAAGGGCTGA
- a CDS encoding ABC transporter ATP-binding protein, which produces MPTDRKRAAQDVVVSLEDVDVRRHTSGRTILTDIGWTVRAGEHWALLGANGAGKTTLLRLLGALMHPTSGSVELLGCRLGRVDVRELRARIGHVTPAQRVPQDATAHTIVLTGHSGTVQPLWATYDGEVRQRAYELLAELGIEDLADRPYGVCSGGQRARVLIARALMAAPRLLLLDEPFNALDLPSREDLVEALQRLAATRPELSSVTVTHHLEELSPAVGHALLLREGRVLAGGPVGEVLTGERLTQCFGRPVTVVRHGGRWAAYSGRPPAPSSDTEGDTKGASGC; this is translated from the coding sequence GTGCCGACCGACCGCAAGCGTGCGGCGCAGGACGTGGTGGTGTCCCTGGAGGACGTGGACGTCCGCCGTCACACCAGCGGCCGGACCATCCTGACGGACATCGGATGGACGGTGCGGGCGGGGGAGCACTGGGCGCTGCTCGGCGCCAACGGCGCCGGCAAGACCACGCTGCTGCGGCTGCTGGGAGCGCTGATGCACCCGACCTCCGGGAGCGTCGAACTGCTGGGGTGCCGTCTGGGCCGGGTGGACGTCCGCGAACTGCGCGCCCGCATCGGCCACGTCACCCCGGCCCAGCGCGTGCCGCAGGACGCCACCGCGCACACGATCGTGCTGACCGGCCACAGCGGCACGGTGCAGCCGCTGTGGGCCACCTACGACGGCGAAGTGCGCCAGCGCGCGTACGAACTCCTCGCGGAACTGGGGATCGAGGACCTGGCCGACCGGCCCTACGGGGTGTGCTCGGGCGGCCAGCGAGCGCGCGTCCTGATCGCCAGGGCGCTGATGGCGGCGCCGCGCCTGCTCCTGCTGGACGAGCCGTTCAACGCGCTGGACCTGCCCTCCCGCGAGGACCTCGTCGAGGCCTTGCAGAGGCTGGCCGCGACCCGGCCGGAGCTGTCCAGCGTGACGGTGACCCACCACCTGGAGGAGCTGTCCCCCGCGGTCGGCCACGCGCTGCTGCTGCGGGAGGGCCGGGTCCTGGCCGGCGGCCCCGTCGGCGAGGTGCTGACCGGGGAACGGCTGACGCAGTGCTTCGGACGGCCCGTCACCGTGGTCCGGCACGGCGGGCGGTGGGCGGCCTACTCCGGGCGGCCCCCCGCGCCCTCCTCGGACACGGAGGGGGACACGAAGGGGGCATCCGGGTGCTGA